The Bacillus xiapuensis genome window below encodes:
- a CDS encoding DUF1934 domain-containing protein: MNSLTTNQQACIPVNVCLKTSIELDGEKESYELSLSGEFYEKNRAFYLKYDEEQEEGTVHTIVKFVEKRALIIRSGAVKMRLAFDLGQPVRGSYESQYGTLLLTTQTNTLTHSCTYNETSLQGALQLNYLMQMQGAPAGKYSMNIEFTGRK, translated from the coding sequence GTGAATAGCTTGACCACCAATCAGCAAGCATGTATTCCTGTGAACGTATGCTTGAAAACAAGCATAGAGCTTGATGGGGAGAAAGAGAGCTATGAACTTTCGCTTTCAGGGGAATTTTACGAAAAGAATCGTGCGTTTTATTTAAAATACGATGAAGAGCAAGAAGAAGGAACGGTTCATACGATCGTCAAGTTTGTGGAGAAAAGGGCGCTGATCATACGAAGCGGAGCGGTTAAAATGCGCTTGGCTTTCGATCTGGGCCAACCAGTCAGAGGCTCGTATGAAAGTCAATATGGCACACTATTATTAACGACACAAACGAATACACTTACACATAGCTGTACATACAATGAAACAAGCCTGCAAGGAGCGCTCCAGCTGAACTATTTGATGCAGATGCAGGGAGCGCCAGCTGGAAAGTATTCTATGAATATTGAATTTACAGGGAGGAAATAA
- a CDS encoding phospholipase D-like domain-containing protein, with protein MWWIAGLSILLVWIGSDLYFGRKQAAAGRLYPRRNSHVTFYSSGPELFDQLFAEMKQARHRILCEFYIVKDDQFSQSFFSLLKQKAQSGVEVYLLMDWLGSHKVKKPVLDDLKRSGVIADFSSKPRFPFFFHSLHCRNHRKITVIDNRIGYIGGFNVGREYVNQSPKPQLSPWRDFHLRFTGEGVQDIEEEFLADWNQEGRPSLEPSASYEKTQTQNAVEHRTMPSRNGELEKKLISCIRQAKRSIFIGTPYFIPTKPVFDQLLNALERGVAITILLPGHADHPLVKQASYPYLRRLLDYENVRVYFFENGFFHAKIINFDDRIVDIGTANFDQRSQLTNEECNCFIFSTAFIKEQVKPVIEKDISQSQPITRQKLQRLPASERLKEQAASVVRAFL; from the coding sequence ATGTGGTGGATTGCCGGGCTCTCTATTCTATTGGTATGGATCGGTTCGGATCTTTACTTTGGCCGAAAACAGGCCGCTGCTGGCCGCTTGTATCCTCGAAGAAACAGCCATGTGACCTTTTACAGCAGCGGCCCTGAATTATTTGACCAGCTGTTTGCGGAAATGAAGCAAGCCAGACACCGGATCTTGTGCGAATTCTATATTGTAAAGGACGATCAGTTTAGCCAATCCTTCTTTTCTTTGCTCAAACAGAAAGCGCAGTCGGGTGTCGAGGTTTATTTATTGATGGATTGGCTTGGCAGCCATAAAGTTAAAAAGCCGGTCCTTGATGATCTGAAGCGTTCAGGCGTTATCGCCGATTTCTCCAGCAAACCGCGCTTTCCATTTTTCTTTCATTCGCTGCATTGCCGCAACCACCGGAAAATCACCGTCATAGATAACCGCATCGGATATATCGGCGGGTTTAATGTCGGGCGCGAATACGTGAACCAGAGCCCTAAGCCGCAGCTGTCCCCGTGGCGCGATTTTCATCTGCGATTCACCGGTGAGGGCGTGCAGGATATAGAGGAAGAGTTTCTGGCAGATTGGAATCAAGAAGGCCGCCCGTCACTGGAGCCAAGCGCCTCTTATGAAAAAACTCAAACGCAAAATGCCGTGGAGCACCGGACCATGCCTTCGCGAAACGGCGAGCTGGAAAAGAAGCTGATTTCGTGCATCCGCCAAGCGAAACGGTCGATTTTTATCGGCACCCCTTACTTCATCCCGACGAAGCCGGTCTTTGATCAGCTGCTGAATGCGCTGGAAAGAGGCGTGGCCATCACCATTTTATTGCCGGGTCATGCGGATCATCCGCTCGTCAAGCAAGCATCCTATCCTTATTTGCGCCGTTTGCTTGACTATGAGAATGTTCGCGTGTATTTCTTTGAAAATGGATTCTTTCACGCGAAGATCATTAACTTTGATGACCGGATCGTTGATATCGGCACGGCGAACTTCGATCAGCGCAGCCAGCTCACGAATGAAGAATGCAACTGCTTTATTTTCAGTACCGCCTTTATTAAAGAGCAGGTCAAGCCCGTAATCGAAAAGGACATCAGCCAGTCACAGCCTATCACCCGCCAAAAGCTGCAGCGGCTGCCGGCCAGCGAGCGCCTGAAAGAACAAGCTGCTTCGGTTGTGCGCGCCTTTTTATGA
- a CDS encoding hydrolase, translated as MAKQWYIISKKMGAVKMEKMKRTYYVDPASKEVLPTPEGEGHFKIEATEEEAHYIKRVFDENYSAEVETFVRAHVPYLDYSYDKENDHYDQALLAAYGLIYKFGDEEAKRHIEKMGILDKYRLNEYKDF; from the coding sequence ATGGCGAAGCAGTGGTACATCATTAGTAAAAAGATGGGAGCTGTTAAGATGGAAAAGATGAAAAGAACCTATTATGTCGATCCGGCCAGCAAAGAAGTACTGCCGACTCCGGAAGGCGAAGGCCATTTTAAGATTGAAGCCACAGAGGAGGAAGCCCATTATATTAAGCGAGTATTTGATGAAAACTATTCTGCCGAAGTGGAGACATTTGTCCGCGCTCACGTTCCATACCTTGATTACTCATATGACAAAGAGAATGACCACTACGATCAGGCTCTCTTAGCCGCCTATGGATTAATTTATAAGTTCGGTGATGAGGAAGCGAAACGGCATATTGAAAAGATGGGCATTCTCGATAAATATCGCTTGAATGAATATAAAGATTTCTAG
- a CDS encoding YwhD family protein, protein MEKKKKIGFNIIKNDPTDGHKGFGKGSLSLENVSPVLIDVEEENAFIDIGAMHARSAVEKGIKFLPNKDEVPEGAKPYWLVWVTVDRREEGPFYAGVTACEMTVNREARRGYKSLPEHVNRMDKSLKRQIIVDHMDARSKKVLKDFLQTHNQEMWERSEPQLKADLAE, encoded by the coding sequence ATGGAAAAGAAGAAAAAGATAGGCTTTAACATTATCAAAAACGATCCGACAGACGGTCATAAAGGCTTTGGCAAAGGCTCGCTCAGCTTGGAAAATGTGTCGCCCGTTCTGATTGATGTCGAGGAGGAGAACGCCTTTATCGACATCGGGGCTATGCATGCCCGCAGCGCAGTGGAAAAAGGCATTAAGTTTCTTCCGAATAAAGACGAAGTGCCGGAGGGGGCTAAGCCTTACTGGCTCGTTTGGGTGACGGTGGACCGCCGCGAGGAAGGGCCTTTCTATGCTGGAGTGACTGCGTGTGAAATGACCGTGAACCGAGAAGCCCGCCGCGGGTACAAATCACTTCCTGAGCATGTCAACCGCATGGATAAATCATTAAAAAGACAAATTATTGTGGATCACATGGATGCCCGCTCGAAAAAAGTGCTGAAGGACTTTTTGCAAACTCATAATCAGGAAATGTGGGAACGCTCCGAACCGCAGTTAAAAGCCGATCTGGCTGAATGA
- the argS gene encoding arginine--tRNA ligase, producing the protein MNIAEKVQEALRKEVKSAVIQSGLAKEEDIPEVILETPKDKEHGDYSTNMAMQLTRIAKKAPRAIAEDIVANFDQTKASIEKIDIAGPGFINFYMNNQYLTEIVPAVLREGEDYGRTNAGNHQKVQVEFVSANPTGDLHLGHARGAAVGDSLCNVLEKAGYDVTREYYINDAGNQIHNLALSVEARYFQALGMEKEMPADGYHGQDIVKIGQQLAEEFGDQFMKMSDKERYQTFRTHGLKYEMAKLQTDLENFRVAFDVWYSETSLYESGKIDEALAALREKGYIYEKDGAVWFRSTDFGDDKDRVLIKKDGSYTYLTPDIAYHKDKFDRGHEKVINIWGADHHGYIPRMKAAVEALGYRADNLEVEVIQLVHLYKNGEKMKMSKRTGKAVTMRELVEEVGLDAVRYFFAMRSGDTHMDFDLDLAVSQSNENPVYYAQYAHARISSILRQGEEQGFKLSADADLSLLGAEKEIDLLKKMADFPQVVAEAAEKRIPHRIPNYIQELAAAFHSFYNAEKVLDASNKALSESRLALIRAVQITLKNALQLIGVSAPEKM; encoded by the coding sequence ATGAATATTGCGGAAAAAGTACAGGAAGCGTTAAGAAAAGAAGTGAAATCGGCGGTTATTCAATCTGGGCTGGCGAAGGAGGAAGACATTCCGGAAGTTATTTTGGAGACGCCAAAGGATAAGGAGCATGGAGATTACTCAACCAACATGGCCATGCAGCTGACGCGCATCGCCAAAAAAGCGCCGCGCGCGATTGCCGAAGACATCGTTGCGAACTTTGACCAAACGAAGGCCTCCATCGAGAAAATTGACATAGCCGGACCGGGCTTTATCAACTTTTACATGAACAATCAGTATTTGACGGAAATCGTGCCGGCTGTTCTGAGAGAAGGAGAAGATTACGGCCGCACGAATGCCGGCAACCATCAAAAAGTTCAAGTGGAGTTTGTCTCCGCTAACCCGACAGGCGATCTGCATTTAGGCCACGCTCGCGGAGCGGCAGTGGGGGATTCTCTCTGCAATGTCCTTGAGAAGGCTGGCTATGATGTGACGAGGGAGTATTATATTAACGATGCCGGCAATCAAATCCATAATTTAGCTTTATCGGTAGAAGCTCGTTATTTTCAAGCGCTGGGCATGGAGAAAGAGATGCCTGCTGATGGATATCATGGCCAGGATATTGTAAAAATCGGCCAGCAATTAGCGGAAGAGTTTGGCGATCAATTCATGAAGATGAGTGATAAAGAGCGCTATCAAACATTCAGAACGCACGGATTGAAATATGAAATGGCCAAGCTGCAGACCGATTTGGAAAACTTCCGCGTGGCGTTTGACGTTTGGTATTCGGAAACCTCTCTGTATGAGAGCGGAAAAATTGACGAGGCATTAGCGGCATTGCGCGAAAAAGGCTACATCTACGAAAAAGATGGCGCTGTCTGGTTCCGTTCCACTGATTTTGGCGATGACAAAGACCGCGTGCTTATCAAAAAGGATGGCTCTTACACCTACTTAACGCCGGATATCGCCTACCATAAAGATAAATTCGACCGCGGCCATGAAAAGGTGATTAATATTTGGGGAGCGGATCATCACGGCTATATTCCGCGGATGAAGGCGGCTGTGGAAGCGCTCGGCTATCGGGCGGATAATCTGGAGGTCGAAGTCATTCAGCTCGTTCACTTATACAAAAACGGCGAGAAAATGAAGATGAGCAAACGGACAGGAAAAGCGGTCACAATGCGTGAGCTTGTCGAAGAAGTGGGTCTGGATGCGGTGCGTTACTTCTTCGCCATGAGAAGCGGCGATACGCACATGGATTTTGATTTAGACTTAGCCGTTTCTCAATCGAATGAAAATCCCGTTTACTACGCGCAATACGCACATGCCCGCATCAGCAGCATCTTGCGCCAAGGCGAAGAACAGGGATTTAAGCTGAGCGCCGATGCGGATCTGTCGCTGCTCGGAGCCGAAAAAGAAATCGATCTATTAAAGAAAATGGCCGACTTCCCGCAAGTGGTGGCGGAAGCGGCAGAAAAGCGCATTCCGCACCGGATCCCCAACTACATTCAAGAGCTGGCGGCGGCATTCCACAGCTTCTACAACGCCGAAAAGGTGCTTGATGCTTCCAATAAGGCACTATCTGAATCACGCTTGGCGCTGATTAGAGCGGTACAAATCACACTGAAAAACGCTTTGCAGCTGATTGGCGTTTCCGCTCCGGAAAAAATGTAA
- the speB gene encoding agmatinase, translating into MRFDEAYSGQVFIGSHPNYEESEVVIYGMPMDWTVSYRPGSRFGPGRIREVSIGLEEYSPYLDRELEEINYFDAGDIPLPFGNAQKSLDLIEEYVEGLLKDGKFPLGLGGEHLVSWPVMKAVAKKYPDLAIIHMDAHTDLRTDYEGEPLSHATPIRKIAEQIGPANVYSFGIRSGMKEEFQWAKENGMHISKFEVLEPLKEILPALAGRPVYVTIDIDVLDPAHAPGTGTVDCGGITSKELLASIHEIARSEVDVIGADLVEVAPIYDPSEQTANTASKLLREILLGWTCKK; encoded by the coding sequence ATGCGTTTTGATGAAGCTTATTCAGGGCAAGTATTTATCGGCAGTCATCCGAATTATGAGGAAAGTGAAGTGGTCATTTACGGCATGCCGATGGACTGGACGGTGAGCTATCGTCCCGGCTCCCGTTTCGGTCCGGGGCGTATTCGTGAAGTATCGATTGGTTTGGAGGAGTACAGCCCGTATTTAGATCGGGAGCTGGAGGAAATCAATTATTTCGATGCTGGAGATATCCCCCTTCCGTTTGGCAATGCTCAGAAGAGCCTTGATTTGATCGAGGAGTATGTGGAAGGCTTGCTGAAGGATGGGAAATTCCCGCTCGGTTTAGGCGGAGAGCATTTAGTATCGTGGCCGGTCATGAAGGCGGTCGCGAAGAAGTATCCGGATTTGGCGATTATTCATATGGATGCGCACACAGATTTGCGGACGGATTATGAAGGCGAGCCGCTTTCCCACGCCACGCCGATTCGTAAAATCGCTGAACAAATCGGCCCTGCCAATGTCTATTCATTTGGCATCCGCTCCGGCATGAAAGAGGAATTTCAGTGGGCCAAGGAAAACGGCATGCACATTTCCAAATTCGAGGTGCTCGAACCGCTGAAAGAAATATTGCCAGCGCTTGCCGGCCGGCCGGTGTATGTAACGATTGATATTGATGTGCTTGATCCGGCTCATGCGCCCGGAACGGGAACGGTGGACTGCGGCGGCATTACTTCTAAGGAGCTGCTGGCCTCCATTCATGAGATCGCCCGCTCTGAAGTCGATGTTATCGGCGCTGACCTAGTGGAGGTTGCTCCCATTTATGATCCCTCTGAGCAAACGGCTAACACCGCTTCCAAGCTCTTGCGTGAAATACTGCTCGGCTGGACCTGCAAGAAATAA
- the speE gene encoding spermidine synthase has product MGGLWYTEKQTENFGITMKVKRTLHAEQTDFQYLEMAETEEWGNMLFLDGMVMTSQKDEFVYHEMVAHVPLFTHPNPETVLVVGGGDGGVIREVLKHPSVKKATLVDIDGKVIEYSKKFLPEIAGELDNERVEVKVGDGFMHIAQSENQYDVIMVDSTEPVGPAVNLFTKGFYAGIAKALKADGIFVAQTDNPWFKADLIREVQRDVKEIFPITRLYIANIPTYPSGMWTFTIGSKTYDPLEVREERFHKIDTKYYTKELHKAAFVLPKFVKELTE; this is encoded by the coding sequence ATGGGTGGACTTTGGTATACAGAAAAACAAACTGAAAATTTTGGAATCACAATGAAGGTAAAACGGACGCTGCATGCGGAGCAGACCGATTTTCAATATTTAGAAATGGCGGAAACGGAAGAGTGGGGCAACATGCTGTTTTTAGATGGCATGGTGATGACTTCTCAGAAAGACGAATTCGTCTATCATGAAATGGTCGCTCATGTGCCTCTATTCACCCATCCAAATCCGGAAACGGTGCTAGTTGTCGGAGGAGGAGACGGCGGCGTGATTCGCGAAGTGTTAAAGCATCCGAGCGTGAAGAAAGCGACACTTGTGGATATTGACGGCAAAGTGATTGAATACTCGAAAAAGTTCCTTCCAGAAATTGCTGGCGAGCTGGATAATGAGCGCGTTGAAGTGAAAGTGGGAGACGGCTTTATGCATATCGCCCAAAGTGAAAATCAATATGATGTGATTATGGTTGATTCCACAGAGCCAGTCGGCCCGGCGGTGAACCTGTTTACTAAAGGATTTTACGCAGGTATTGCGAAAGCGCTGAAAGCTGACGGTATTTTCGTCGCGCAAACGGACAACCCGTGGTTCAAAGCCGACCTCATCCGGGAAGTTCAGCGCGATGTCAAGGAGATTTTCCCGATCACGCGTTTGTATATCGCGAACATTCCAACCTATCCGAGCGGCATGTGGACATTTACCATCGGCTCGAAAACCTATGATCCGCTTGAAGTTCGTGAAGAACGATTCCATAAGATCGATACGAAATACTATACGAAAGAGCTGCATAAAGCCGCCTTTGTCCTTCCTAAATTCGTGAAAGAGCTGACTGAATAA
- a CDS encoding transglycosylase domain-containing protein, with translation MKATTLSFPKLQKWTRALAFAGGFTLIGLLLLSGGGYLYLKLLGAPEIAVPQSTLYFADNDQVIGESQAAEKRYWVPLDEVSPYLLQATLVIEDKKFFDHHGFDYKRVAGAAWADLKAMSKVQGASTITQQYARNLYLSHDKTWKRKFSEAVYAARLEMYYSKKEILEGYINTIYYGHGAYGIETASQFYFGKKAGQLTLGEASLLAGIPKGPSNYSPLTSMPQAKERQRLILRELKKEGIITGEQLKRAYSEELEIVGKHPHAEMEQAPYFLEAAEQALSSKLGIDEQAIALGGLRIYTTLNLKHQRIAEEVIEQTIDEDSEVQPALVAISPQNHHVTALVGGKDYEESPYNRAVQAIRQPGSTLKPLLYYAALKSGFTPATKLRSEETAFTYDGGRETYTPRNFNHQYAGKDITMAQALALSDNIYAVKTHLFLQPETLVKTAERFGITTPMKAVPSLALGTSGVRVLDMANAYATMANGGEHEEPVFIKRVETAQGEVLYEHQPNPEQRFDPKQMAVLTHMMTGIFDTKLNGYTSVTGASLAPRTTRPYAGKSGSTKFDYWMIGYTPQLTAGVWAGYDDGRTFTVADDKTYAKKIWLAFMEKAHRGKDPKPFPQPRGVTAVAINPENGKIASKYCPVQREMYFVRGTEPEEYCMEHLPKKKKKKEKPESWLDQLLPF, from the coding sequence ATGAAAGCTACTACCCTGTCCTTCCCTAAACTGCAGAAATGGACGCGCGCCTTGGCGTTTGCCGGCGGCTTCACTTTAATCGGCCTGTTGCTGCTTTCAGGAGGCGGCTATCTATATTTAAAACTTCTCGGCGCGCCGGAGATTGCCGTTCCCCAGTCCACTCTTTATTTTGCCGATAATGATCAAGTGATCGGCGAGAGTCAGGCCGCAGAAAAAAGATATTGGGTACCTCTTGATGAAGTATCTCCTTATTTGCTGCAGGCTACTCTTGTTATTGAAGATAAAAAGTTTTTTGACCATCACGGATTTGATTATAAGCGGGTGGCCGGTGCTGCATGGGCCGATTTAAAAGCCATGTCCAAAGTGCAGGGAGCCAGCACGATCACACAGCAATATGCCCGCAATCTCTACTTGTCTCATGATAAGACCTGGAAGCGAAAATTCTCAGAAGCCGTCTATGCCGCCCGGCTGGAAATGTATTATTCCAAGAAAGAGATTTTAGAAGGCTATATTAATACAATTTACTATGGGCACGGCGCTTACGGAATTGAAACGGCCAGCCAGTTCTACTTCGGCAAAAAAGCCGGCCAGCTGACACTTGGGGAGGCTAGTCTTCTGGCAGGGATTCCAAAGGGCCCGTCCAATTATTCGCCGCTGACATCCATGCCTCAGGCGAAAGAACGTCAGCGGCTGATTTTGCGGGAGCTGAAGAAAGAAGGGATCATCACTGGGGAGCAGCTGAAACGGGCTTACTCAGAGGAGCTGGAGATCGTCGGGAAGCATCCGCATGCGGAGATGGAACAGGCTCCTTACTTTCTTGAAGCTGCCGAGCAAGCGCTCTCCTCCAAACTCGGCATCGACGAGCAGGCGATCGCTTTAGGCGGATTGCGCATTTACACGACGTTGAATCTGAAGCATCAGCGGATAGCTGAAGAGGTGATTGAGCAGACGATCGACGAGGATTCCGAGGTGCAGCCGGCCCTTGTTGCCATTTCACCGCAAAATCATCATGTAACCGCGCTTGTCGGAGGAAAAGATTATGAAGAAAGCCCTTATAATCGGGCGGTGCAAGCAATTCGCCAGCCGGGGTCCACATTGAAGCCTCTCTTGTATTACGCAGCGCTCAAAAGCGGATTTACACCGGCGACGAAATTAAGAAGCGAGGAGACCGCCTTCACGTACGACGGCGGCCGTGAGACGTACACGCCGAGAAACTTCAATCATCAATACGCCGGGAAGGATATTACGATGGCGCAGGCCCTAGCCTTATCCGACAACATTTACGCGGTAAAGACCCATTTGTTTTTACAGCCGGAAACACTGGTCAAGACCGCTGAACGTTTTGGGATTACCACTCCAATGAAGGCGGTGCCCTCGCTCGCCCTTGGCACATCCGGCGTGCGGGTTCTCGATATGGCCAATGCCTACGCCACGATGGCGAACGGAGGAGAGCACGAGGAACCCGTCTTCATTAAGCGCGTGGAAACGGCGCAAGGAGAAGTGCTCTATGAGCATCAGCCGAACCCGGAGCAGCGGTTTGATCCGAAACAGATGGCAGTGTTAACCCATATGATGACCGGAATATTTGATACGAAATTAAATGGTTATACAAGCGTAACCGGGGCCTCTCTTGCCCCTCGAACCACGAGACCCTACGCGGGAAAATCTGGCTCTACGAAGTTTGACTACTGGATGATCGGCTACACGCCGCAGCTGACAGCCGGCGTCTGGGCAGGATATGACGATGGCCGGACCTTCACGGTTGCAGACGATAAAACCTACGCCAAAAAAATTTGGCTGGCATTTATGGAGAAAGCGCATCGCGGAAAAGACCCTAAGCCTTTTCCGCAGCCGCGCGGCGTCACCGCTGTCGCGATCAATCCTGAAAACGGCAAGATCGCCAGCAAGTACTGTCCAGTTCAGCGGGAAATGTACTTTGTGAGAGGGACAGAGCCGGAGGAATACTGTATGGAGCACTTGCCAAAAAAGAAAAAGAAGAAAGAAAAACCAGAAAGCTGGCTGGATCAACTCCTTCCTTTTTAA
- a CDS encoding (Fe-S)-binding protein yields the protein MNGLLWINLAASVFVIAYGIYLFVYLLKTRYSYIQLGKKEEFDHNVKERLRNIWIYVFGQKKLLKDKQSGAIHVMFFYGFLLVQLGAIDFIIKGIVPGAHLPLGPLYGGFKFFQEIVTLIILAAVVWAFHRRYIEKLVRLKRGWKNGLVLIFIGSLMLSVLVGNGMDLIWHEGPDVQWTGMEPVASGIAAALAGIGETAAIVLFYVSWWVHLLVLLAFLVYVPQSKHAHLIAGPANVYFHRLDKAGTLKLIDFEDESQESFGVGDIRDFTQLQMIDFYACVECGRCTNMCPATGTGKMLSPMDLIVKMRDHLTMTGAVVTSKQPWVPAFSFSGTKGNQLAKASAASGGGAQAAAELYNPRLIGDVITEEEIWACTTCRNCEDQCPVMNEHVDKIIDLRRYLVLTEGRMDSEAQRAMQSIERQGNPWGLNRKEKEKWRDEREDVNVPTVKEMKKAGEEFEYLLWVGSMGAFDNRSQKIALSFAKLLNEAKVKFAVLGNREKNSGDTPRRLGNEFLFQELATANIAEFEKHEVKKIVTIDPHAYNIFKNEYPDLGFKAEVYHHTELLNKLIQEGRLKPQHEVNEAITFHDSCYLGRYNEVYDPPREILKSIPGVKLVEMERRRETGMCCGAGGGLMWMEEDTGHRVNVARTEQALAVNPSVISTGCPYCLTMLSDGTKAKEVEDQVATYDVAELLEKAVFGPKKAAEIPPIEKRKPAVTAEAEQAQEEKAAVLAETASAEEKERK from the coding sequence ATGAACGGTCTATTATGGATTAACTTAGCGGCTTCCGTTTTTGTAATCGCTTACGGTATTTATTTGTTTGTTTATTTATTGAAAACCCGCTACAGCTATATTCAATTGGGCAAGAAGGAAGAGTTTGACCATAATGTGAAAGAGCGGCTGCGAAATATTTGGATCTATGTGTTCGGTCAAAAGAAATTGCTTAAAGACAAGCAGAGCGGCGCCATCCATGTGATGTTTTTTTACGGATTTCTGCTGGTGCAGCTCGGCGCGATTGACTTTATTATAAAGGGGATTGTACCCGGCGCCCATTTGCCGCTCGGACCGCTGTATGGCGGCTTTAAATTTTTTCAAGAAATCGTGACGCTCATCATTTTAGCAGCGGTCGTTTGGGCTTTTCACCGCCGCTATATTGAGAAGCTTGTCCGGCTGAAGCGGGGCTGGAAAAACGGCCTCGTGCTCATTTTCATCGGCTCACTGATGCTGTCTGTTCTTGTCGGCAATGGCATGGACTTGATTTGGCACGAGGGGCCGGACGTTCAGTGGACGGGAATGGAGCCGGTTGCTTCAGGGATTGCTGCAGCGCTGGCAGGAATCGGAGAAACGGCAGCCATCGTCCTTTTCTACGTCTCCTGGTGGGTGCATTTATTGGTCCTTTTAGCGTTCCTTGTATATGTGCCGCAGTCCAAGCATGCGCATTTAATAGCTGGACCGGCAAATGTCTATTTTCACCGCTTGGATAAAGCGGGGACGCTAAAGCTGATCGACTTTGAAGATGAATCGCAGGAATCCTTCGGTGTGGGGGACATTCGCGATTTTACTCAATTGCAAATGATTGATTTTTATGCATGTGTAGAGTGCGGGCGCTGTACAAATATGTGCCCGGCAACCGGAACGGGAAAAATGCTGTCGCCGATGGATCTGATAGTGAAAATGCGCGACCATTTAACCATGACGGGAGCAGTTGTCACCTCGAAGCAGCCATGGGTGCCGGCATTCTCCTTTTCGGGAACGAAAGGGAATCAGCTGGCGAAGGCCAGCGCGGCAAGCGGCGGCGGAGCGCAAGCGGCGGCGGAGCTGTACAATCCGCGCTTGATCGGTGATGTCATCACGGAAGAGGAGATCTGGGCTTGCACGACTTGCCGAAACTGTGAAGATCAGTGTCCGGTTATGAATGAGCATGTCGACAAAATCATTGATTTGCGCCGCTATCTCGTGCTGACGGAAGGCAGAATGGACTCCGAAGCTCAGCGTGCCATGCAAAGCATTGAGCGTCAAGGAAACCCGTGGGGGCTGAACCGCAAAGAGAAGGAAAAATGGCGGGATGAGCGCGAGGATGTAAACGTGCCTACCGTCAAGGAAATGAAGAAAGCGGGAGAAGAGTTTGAGTATTTGCTTTGGGTCGGCTCCATGGGGGCGTTCGATAATCGCAGTCAAAAAATCGCTTTATCCTTCGCGAAATTATTAAATGAAGCGAAGGTGAAATTTGCTGTTCTAGGCAATCGGGAGAAGAATTCCGGGGATACGCCGCGCCGGCTTGGAAATGAATTTCTATTCCAGGAGCTGGCGACAGCCAATATTGCCGAATTCGAAAAACATGAAGTCAAGAAAATCGTGACAATTGATCCTCACGCCTATAATATTTTCAAAAATGAGTATCCGGATTTAGGGTTTAAAGCGGAAGTATATCATCATACCGAGCTGCTTAACAAGCTGATTCAAGAAGGCCGCTTAAAGCCGCAGCATGAAGTAAATGAAGCAATCACCTTCCATGATTCATGCTATCTGGGCCGCTATAATGAAGTGTATGACCCGCCGCGTGAAATCTTGAAGTCCATTCCGGGTGTTAAGCTGGTGGAGATGGAGCGCCGCCGCGAAACGGGAATGTGCTGCGGCGCCGGCGGAGGACTGATGTGGATGGAGGAAGATACGGGGCACCGGGTAAATGTGGCGCGCACTGAGCAGGCGCTGGCCGTGAACCCGTCTGTCATCAGCACTGGCTGTCCTTACTGCTTGACGATGCTTTCCGATGGAACGAAAGCAAAGGAAGTGGAAGATCAAGTGGCCACTTATGATGTCGCCGAGCTGTTAGAGAAAGCGGTGTTTGGTCCGAAAAAAGCGGCGGAAATACCGCCAATAGAGAAGCGAAAGCCAGCTGTGACCGCCGAGGCGGAGCAGGCGCAAGAGGAGAAAGCTGCCGTCCTTGCGGAAACAGCCTCCGCGGAGGAGAAAGAGCGAAAGTAA